A genome region from Pseudomonas sp. S06B 330 includes the following:
- a CDS encoding carboxynorspermidine decarboxylase has product MIKTPYYLIDKTKLLRNMEKIAYVRENSGAKALLALKCFATWSVFDLMQQYMDGTTSSSLYELKLGRQKFAGETHAYSVAWADDEIEEMLDNCDKIIFNSIGQLQRFADASDGKVRGLRVNPQVSSSDYLLADPARPFSRLGEWDPVKVEAVIEQISGFMFHNNCENGDFGLFDQMLCTIEDRFGHLLHKVEWVSLGGGIHFTGEGYALDAFCARLKAFSEKYGVQVYLEPGEAAITQSASLEVTVLDTLYNGKHLAVVDSSIEAHMLDLLIYRLNAKLAPSTGDHTYMVCGKSCLAGDIFGEYSFDRPLAIGDRLSFVDAAGYTMVKKNWFNGLKMPSIVVKQLDGTVEVVREFGFEDYLSSLS; this is encoded by the coding sequence ATGATCAAAACGCCGTACTACCTCATCGACAAAACCAAGCTGCTGCGCAACATGGAGAAGATCGCCTACGTGCGTGAAAACTCCGGCGCCAAGGCCCTGCTGGCACTCAAGTGCTTCGCCACCTGGTCGGTGTTCGACCTGATGCAGCAGTACATGGACGGCACCACCTCGTCGTCGCTCTACGAGCTCAAGTTGGGTCGCCAGAAGTTCGCCGGCGAGACCCACGCCTACAGCGTGGCCTGGGCCGACGATGAAATCGAGGAAATGCTCGATAACTGCGACAAGATCATCTTCAACTCCATCGGCCAGCTGCAACGCTTTGCTGACGCCTCCGACGGCAAGGTCCGTGGCCTGCGCGTCAACCCGCAAGTGAGCAGCTCCGACTACCTGCTGGCCGATCCGGCGCGCCCGTTCAGCCGCCTGGGCGAGTGGGATCCGGTCAAAGTCGAAGCGGTGATCGAGCAGATCTCCGGCTTCATGTTCCACAACAACTGCGAGAACGGCGACTTCGGCCTGTTCGACCAGATGCTGTGCACCATCGAAGACCGCTTCGGTCACCTGCTGCACAAGGTCGAGTGGGTGAGCCTGGGCGGCGGTATCCACTTCACTGGTGAAGGCTATGCACTGGACGCGTTCTGCGCACGCCTGAAGGCGTTCTCCGAGAAGTACGGCGTGCAGGTCTACCTGGAGCCAGGCGAAGCGGCGATCACCCAGAGCGCCTCGCTGGAAGTCACCGTGCTCGACACCCTCTACAACGGCAAGCACCTGGCCGTGGTCGACAGCTCCATCGAAGCGCACATGCTCGACCTGCTGATCTACCGCCTCAACGCCAAGCTGGCGCCGAGCACCGGCGACCACACCTACATGGTCTGCGGCAAATCCTGCCTGGCTGGCGACATTTTCGGCGAATACTCATTTGATCGTCCGCTGGCCATCGGCGATCGGCTGTCGTTTGTTGACGCAGCGGGTTACACCATGGTCAAGAAAAACTGGTTCAACGGCCTGAAAATGCCGTCCATCGTAGTGAAACAACTCGACGGTACTGTCGAGGTGGTTCGCGAGTTTGGTTTCGAAGACTACTTGTCCAGCCTGTCGTAA
- a CDS encoding START domain-containing protein yields MNPRPLCTALLVLLLGNGAHADTWQLAKDEDGIQVYLDESAHSTYQRFRGVALIKASVSTLNDLLENLRVACKWLYGCASMRLVGVEGDSTWVYLTTDLPWPASPRDMVIRVKTERTDEGALIRHLSADASKLETAPGLIRVTELSGLWSLVPKGERLTEVTYQLEAEPAGDIPSWLANQFVIDAPMVSLRTLRAVAERQGLHSPPETPDE; encoded by the coding sequence ATGAATCCCAGACCCCTGTGCACTGCGCTGCTGGTCCTGCTGCTGGGTAACGGCGCCCACGCCGACACCTGGCAGTTAGCCAAGGACGAAGATGGCATACAGGTGTACCTGGATGAATCCGCCCACTCAACGTACCAGCGCTTTCGCGGCGTGGCGCTGATCAAGGCCAGTGTCAGCACCTTGAACGATTTGCTGGAAAACCTGCGGGTGGCCTGCAAATGGCTGTATGGCTGCGCGTCAATGCGCCTGGTAGGTGTCGAGGGCGACAGCACCTGGGTCTACCTCACCACCGACCTGCCCTGGCCCGCCAGCCCGCGCGACATGGTCATCAGGGTGAAGACCGAACGCACCGACGAGGGTGCCCTGATCCGTCACCTCAGCGCTGACGCGAGTAAACTGGAAACAGCGCCAGGGCTGATTCGCGTCACTGAGCTCAGTGGTCTGTGGAGCCTGGTGCCCAAAGGTGAACGCCTGACCGAAGTGACCTACCAACTGGAGGCCGAACCTGCCGGTGACATTCCGTCGTGGTTGGCCAACCAGTTCGTCATCGATGCCCCGATGGTGTCACTGCGCACCCTGCGTGCAGTGGCCGAGCGCCAAGGATTGCACTCCCCGCCCGAGACACCCGACGAATAA
- the hutG gene encoding formimidoylglutamase — protein sequence MTAHLTMALWQGRIDAGEGASALRWHQWVQPFSREQTPGTALVGLACDEGVSRNQGRTGARQGPSALRKALANLAWRGERGLYDSGDIECVGSDLEGAQQAYAKQVSQLLDQGHLPLGLGGGHEIAYASFLGLAEHLRQHEPCPRIGILNFDAHFDLRHAAQSSSGTPFRQIAEYCQAAGMAFDYCCLGVSELNNTQALFEQAQRLNVRYRLDRQMQPWNVPAIEDYVEAFLSGIDHLYMTVCLDVLPASQAPGVSAPSAHGVDLMVVEHLVRQAKASGKLRMADIAELNPGLDQDQRTARIGARLLASLVD from the coding sequence ATGACCGCACATCTCACCATGGCCCTGTGGCAAGGCCGTATCGACGCTGGCGAAGGCGCGTCGGCGCTGCGCTGGCACCAATGGGTGCAGCCCTTTAGCCGTGAGCAAACACCTGGCACCGCCCTGGTGGGCCTGGCCTGCGACGAAGGCGTCAGCCGTAACCAGGGCCGCACGGGCGCCCGTCAAGGCCCTTCAGCGCTGCGCAAGGCACTGGCCAACCTGGCCTGGCGCGGCGAGCGTGGGCTCTACGACAGCGGTGACATCGAATGTGTCGGCAGCGACCTGGAAGGTGCGCAACAGGCTTACGCCAAACAGGTCAGCCAATTGCTCGACCAGGGCCACTTGCCCTTGGGCCTGGGCGGCGGCCATGAAATTGCCTATGCCAGCTTCCTCGGGCTGGCCGAACACCTGCGCCAGCACGAGCCGTGCCCACGTATCGGCATTCTCAATTTCGATGCCCATTTTGACCTGCGCCACGCCGCACAAAGCAGCTCCGGCACGCCGTTTCGGCAGATCGCCGAATACTGCCAAGCAGCCGGCATGGCCTTTGACTACTGCTGCCTGGGCGTGAGCGAGCTGAACAACACCCAGGCCCTGTTCGAGCAGGCCCAGCGCCTGAACGTGCGCTATCGCCTTGACCGGCAGATGCAGCCATGGAATGTCCCGGCCATCGAAGACTATGTCGAGGCATTTCTGAGTGGCATCGATCACCTCTACATGACCGTGTGCCTGGATGTGCTGCCCGCCAGCCAGGCCCCCGGTGTGAGTGCGCCATCGGCCCATGGCGTCGACCTGATGGTGGTCGAGCACCTGGTCCGCCAGGCCAAGGCCAGCGGCAAGTTGCGCATGGCTGACATCGCCGAACTCAACCCCGGACTTGATCAGGACCAGCGCACCGCGCGTATTGGCGCCAGGCTACTGGCCAGCCTGGTTGACTGA
- the tatA gene encoding twin-arginine translocase TatA/TatE family subunit codes for MGVFDWKHWVVLLVVVVLVFGSKRLKTLGSDLGESIKGFRRSVNADEEVKPAVAVERQPSTLDKA; via the coding sequence ATGGGCGTGTTCGACTGGAAACACTGGGTGGTGCTGCTGGTTGTGGTGGTCCTGGTGTTTGGCAGCAAGCGGCTCAAGACCCTGGGCAGCGACCTGGGGGAGTCGATCAAGGGCTTTCGGCGCTCGGTCAACGCCGATGAAGAGGTCAAGCCCGCAGTGGCTGTGGAGCGTCAACCGAGTACCCTGGACAAGGCTTGA
- a CDS encoding GlxA family transcriptional regulator gives MPTPRQFSRKSSTTNMLNLNHPQTASTPAYRVGFVLLENFSMASFTVAMDVLVTANLLQNNLFRITPLSLGSDRVMSDLGLEIFAAGLERTALNQYDMLVVCGGLRTPLKYPELDRLLAEAANHGLALGGLWNGAYFLGRAGVLSDYRCTIHPEQRASLAERSGQSTITPASYVVDRDRLTAASPNGALEMMLALLKLHQGEALAAGVEEILAFSGARFRRVDSSSKKSMSAPLRTIVELMENNLEETLSLDQLATYSGRSRRQIDRLFQAQLGTSPSRYYMELRITKSRRLLQYADLPLMDVAIACGFVSVSHFSKCYSAYFGYPPSREQRLGE, from the coding sequence TTGCCCACCCCACGTCAGTTCAGCCGTAAATCCAGCACAACCAACATGCTGAACTTAAACCATCCGCAAACGGCTTCCACCCCTGCCTATAGGGTCGGTTTTGTGCTGCTGGAGAACTTCTCCATGGCCAGCTTCACCGTGGCCATGGATGTACTGGTTACCGCCAACTTGCTGCAGAACAACCTGTTCAGGATCACGCCTCTGTCATTGGGCAGTGATCGGGTGATGAGCGACTTGGGGTTGGAGATCTTTGCGGCAGGTCTGGAGCGAACCGCCCTGAACCAGTACGACATGCTGGTAGTGTGCGGCGGCTTGCGCACGCCGCTCAAGTACCCGGAGCTGGACCGGTTGCTGGCCGAGGCTGCCAACCATGGCCTGGCCCTCGGCGGCTTGTGGAACGGCGCGTACTTTCTCGGTCGTGCCGGGGTGCTTAGCGATTACCGCTGCACCATTCACCCCGAGCAACGGGCAAGCCTGGCCGAGCGCAGTGGGCAGAGCACAATTACCCCGGCAAGCTATGTTGTCGATCGCGACCGTTTGACGGCGGCCAGCCCCAATGGCGCACTGGAAATGATGCTGGCACTGCTGAAGTTACATCAGGGCGAAGCGCTGGCGGCTGGGGTCGAGGAGATCCTGGCGTTCTCCGGTGCGCGTTTTCGCCGGGTCGACAGCAGCTCGAAAAAATCGATGAGCGCACCGTTGCGCACCATCGTCGAATTGATGGAAAACAACCTGGAAGAAACGCTGAGCCTGGATCAACTGGCCACCTACAGCGGTCGTTCGCGACGCCAGATCGACCGCTTGTTCCAGGCGCAACTGGGCACCTCCCCCAGCCGCTATTACATGGAGCTACGCATTACCAAGAGCCGGCGCCTGCTGCAATACGCCGACCTGCCACTGATGGACGTGGCGATTGCCTGTGGCTTTGTCTCGGTTTCGCACTTCAGCAAGTGCTACAGCGCCTACTTCGGCTACCCGCCTTCACGCGAGCAGCGCTTGGGCGAGTGA
- a CDS encoding ankyrin repeat domain-containing protein has product MRLEHLNVFLAFLLAMMTSITASAEGGVLESQLREAADNGNAERVRSLLDQGANREARDKLGRTPLLLATHRNQLDAARVLIEAGADVNAKDNIDDSPYLYAGARGFNQILRLTLAHGADLKSTNRYGGTALIPAAERGHVDTVRTLIDAGVDVNHLNRLHWTALMEAIVLSDGGPRHVEIVELLVNAGADVNIADKDGVTPLAHARERGYTAMVKILETASR; this is encoded by the coding sequence ATGCGCCTGGAACACTTGAACGTCTTTCTCGCCTTCCTATTGGCCATGATGACCTCAATCACCGCCAGCGCCGAAGGCGGCGTGCTGGAAAGCCAACTGCGCGAGGCTGCTGACAACGGTAACGCCGAGCGCGTACGGAGCTTGCTCGACCAAGGTGCCAACCGCGAGGCCCGTGACAAGCTCGGCCGCACCCCACTGCTGCTGGCCACCCATCGTAATCAGTTAGACGCCGCGCGGGTGCTGATCGAAGCCGGGGCTGACGTCAATGCCAAGGACAACATCGACGACAGCCCTTACCTGTATGCCGGCGCACGTGGTTTCAACCAGATCCTGCGCCTGACTCTGGCCCACGGCGCCGATCTCAAGAGCACCAACCGGTATGGCGGTACCGCATTGATTCCGGCAGCCGAGCGCGGGCATGTCGACACCGTGCGCACCTTGATTGACGCCGGGGTCGACGTAAACCACCTCAATCGCCTGCACTGGACCGCATTGATGGAAGCCATTGTCCTCAGCGACGGCGGACCGCGCCACGTCGAAATTGTCGAGTTGCTGGTGAACGCCGGCGCGGATGTGAACATTGCCGACAAGGACGGGGTAACGCCGCTAGCCCATGCCCGAGAGCGAGGCTATACGGCGATGGTGAAGATATTGGAGACGGCCAGCCGCTAG
- a CDS encoding bifunctional allantoicase/(S)-ureidoglycine aminohydrolase: MSKSSYYAPHGGHPAQTELLTDRAMFTEAYAVIPKGVMRDIVTSHLPFWDKMRMWVIARPLTGFSETFSQYIVELAPEGGSERPELDKNAEAVLFVVEGEVDITLQGKPYTLKEGGYAFIPPAADWSLRNTSGKNVTFHWIRKHYQVVEGLALPEAFVTNEKDIEPIPMPGTDGAWVTTRFVDMADMRHDMHVNIVTFQPGGVIPFAETHVMEHGLYVLEGKAVYRLNQDWVEVEAGDFMWLRAFCPQACYSGGPGPFRYLLYKDVNRHMNLVLNPQR, encoded by the coding sequence ATGTCGAAATCTTCTTACTACGCCCCTCACGGTGGGCACCCGGCTCAGACCGAGCTGCTGACAGACCGTGCCATGTTTACCGAAGCTTATGCCGTGATCCCCAAGGGCGTGATGCGTGACATCGTCACCAGCCACCTGCCGTTCTGGGACAAGATGCGCATGTGGGTCATCGCCCGTCCGCTGACCGGTTTCTCGGAAACCTTCTCGCAGTACATCGTCGAGCTGGCCCCAGAAGGTGGTAGCGAGCGTCCTGAACTGGACAAGAACGCCGAAGCGGTGTTGTTCGTGGTGGAAGGCGAAGTCGACATCACCCTGCAGGGCAAGCCCTACACCCTCAAGGAAGGCGGCTACGCCTTCATTCCGCCGGCAGCTGACTGGAGCCTGCGTAACACCAGCGGCAAGAACGTCACCTTCCACTGGATCCGCAAGCACTATCAGGTCGTTGAAGGCCTGGCCCTGCCGGAAGCGTTCGTCACCAACGAAAAAGACATCGAGCCGATCCCGATGCCAGGCACCGACGGCGCCTGGGTCACCACCCGCTTCGTCGACATGGCCGACATGCGCCACGACATGCACGTCAATATCGTGACCTTCCAGCCAGGCGGTGTGATTCCGTTTGCTGAAACCCATGTGATGGAACACGGCCTGTATGTGCTGGAAGGTAAAGCGGTGTACCGCTTGAACCAGGACTGGGTCGAGGTTGAAGCCGGTGACTTCATGTGGCTGCGCGCGTTCTGCCCGCAAGCATGCTACTCCGGCGGCCCAGGTCCGTTCCGCTACCTGCTGTACAAGGATGTAAACCGTCATATGAATCTGGTGCTGAACCCTCAGCGTTAA
- a CDS encoding IclR family transcriptional regulator, whose amino-acid sequence MNYTTPTDRLLQILVALGQADEALSAKELSLQLAQPLSSTYRHLKTLLRWGLAEDNGHGRYLPGPACLQLANKFDREALLVSQALPELKRLAELSRESVALMVPSNGQAICIELIDSPQPLRCCYQKGLAQPLLVGASARVLLAHMAPERSEAILHEQGVDAEGIVVYQQSFIPIRAQGYAVSLGEIDDGIWGVSAPVLDSRNRLHGAISLMAPAFRAQQNSERLTRWTREVALRVGARLD is encoded by the coding sequence ATGAACTACACCACGCCCACTGATCGCTTGTTGCAGATTCTCGTCGCCTTAGGCCAAGCCGATGAAGCGCTGTCGGCCAAGGAGCTGAGCCTTCAATTGGCACAGCCTTTGAGCAGCACTTACCGGCATTTGAAAACCCTGCTGCGTTGGGGGTTGGCCGAAGACAATGGTCATGGCCGCTACCTGCCGGGACCGGCTTGCCTGCAGCTGGCAAACAAGTTCGACCGCGAAGCGCTGCTGGTGTCGCAAGCCTTGCCGGAGCTTAAACGCCTGGCTGAACTGAGCCGTGAAAGCGTCGCGCTGATGGTGCCGAGCAATGGCCAGGCGATTTGTATCGAGCTGATCGACAGCCCGCAGCCACTGCGTTGCTGCTATCAGAAGGGCTTGGCCCAGCCGCTGTTGGTCGGTGCCTCGGCGCGGGTACTGCTGGCCCACATGGCGCCTGAACGCAGTGAGGCGATCCTTCACGAGCAAGGCGTGGACGCCGAAGGCATCGTGGTTTATCAGCAAAGCTTCATCCCCATTCGCGCTCAGGGCTACGCCGTCAGCCTGGGCGAAATTGATGACGGCATCTGGGGCGTCAGCGCCCCGGTGCTCGACAGCCGCAACCGCCTGCACGGCGCTATCAGCCTGATGGCCCCGGCCTTTCGCGCACAGCAGAACAGCGAGCGTCTGACCCGCTGGACCCGTGAGGTCGCCCTGCGCGTAGGTGCGCGGCTGGATTGA
- the gltS gene encoding sodium/glutamate symporter: MLTLQLDALTTVALALVLLAMGAQLKKHSYWLRQLCVPAPVIGGFGFALVVWLLRNQQWLDIKLDTAMQTPLMVVFFTTVGLGGSLGLLRQGGKILFVYLGACWGLALLQNLVGVGMAKALGIDPLLGIMAGAVSLEGGFGAAAAFGPIAESLGTSGATTAALASATFGMVAGGLLGSPVARYLIDRKKLAVKADRVDTLQALEKANEAPSVPLDAAVLLRLLTCILVIMVLGFWMGNALNEHLGIVLPVYVGAMFVAIILRNFNDRARVIELPDNAVSTVGDISLGMFLTMAMMSLKFWELEHLGLPLLVILVVQVVIMVLLCIFVLFRLFGGNYDAAVLCAGYMGHGLGATPNAVANMGAICDHYKVFSYKAFIIVPLCGAVLIDIVALPLITWFINAFS, encoded by the coding sequence ATGCTGACTCTGCAACTCGATGCATTGACCACCGTCGCCCTGGCGCTTGTGCTGCTGGCGATGGGCGCGCAACTGAAAAAGCACAGTTACTGGCTGCGCCAGCTTTGTGTACCGGCTCCTGTGATCGGCGGCTTTGGCTTTGCCTTGGTGGTATGGCTGCTGCGTAACCAGCAATGGCTGGACATCAAGCTCGACACCGCCATGCAAACCCCGTTGATGGTGGTGTTCTTCACCACGGTTGGCCTGGGCGGCAGCCTTGGCTTGCTGCGTCAGGGTGGCAAGATCCTCTTCGTCTACCTGGGCGCCTGTTGGGGCCTGGCCTTGCTGCAGAACCTGGTGGGTGTCGGCATGGCTAAAGCGCTGGGCATTGACCCGTTATTGGGGATCATGGCCGGAGCGGTGTCACTCGAAGGTGGCTTTGGTGCGGCGGCGGCGTTCGGACCGATTGCCGAAAGCCTGGGTACCAGCGGTGCCACGACGGCGGCGCTGGCGTCGGCAACCTTCGGCATGGTCGCTGGCGGCTTGCTCGGCAGCCCGGTAGCCCGCTACCTGATCGACCGCAAAAAACTCGCGGTCAAGGCCGACCGGGTTGACACCCTGCAAGCGCTGGAAAAGGCCAACGAAGCCCCGAGCGTGCCCTTGGACGCGGCGGTGCTGCTGCGGCTGTTGACCTGCATCCTGGTGATCATGGTGCTGGGCTTCTGGATGGGTAACGCCCTGAACGAACACCTGGGTATCGTGCTACCGGTGTACGTCGGTGCGATGTTCGTCGCCATCATTCTGCGCAACTTCAATGACCGTGCGCGTGTGATCGAACTGCCCGACAATGCTGTCAGCACCGTGGGCGATATCAGCCTGGGGATGTTCCTGACCATGGCCATGATGAGCCTGAAGTTCTGGGAGCTGGAGCACCTGGGCCTGCCGTTGTTGGTCATCCTGGTGGTGCAGGTGGTGATCATGGTATTGCTGTGCATCTTCGTGCTGTTCCGCCTGTTCGGCGGCAATTACGATGCCGCCGTGCTCTGCGCCGGCTACATGGGCCACGGCTTGGGCGCTACGCCCAATGCGGTGGCGAACATGGGCGCCATTTGTGACCACTACAAAGTGTTTTCCTACAAGGCTTTCATCATCGTGCCGCTGTGTGGTGCGGTGCTGATCGATATCGTCGCCTTGCCGTTGATTACCTGGTTTATCAACGCATTTAGCTGA
- a CDS encoding aliphatic sulfonate ABC transporter substrate-binding protein, giving the protein MPQQPLSPLRRLLTGSLLAVFAALLLPGQSAAAEPAKTLRIGYQKFNSINILKGSGALEKALAPQGVTVSWYEFAAGPQLLEALSTGAIDLGHAADAPSVFAQAAGKPVVYLAAEQPYPRGIGLVVRKQDNIANIQALKGQRVATGRGWNAQYLLAVALEDAGLSYKDITPAYVNNAADAVAALQSGSVQAVTLWDPFLAAAEKQPGLKNLRDGSGLSNNRTFYLSSASFADHNRALLKTFFSELAKVSDWANHKPDEVAALLAPQLGIGADVLQVASERRNYNAVPIDSTITAEQQKLADTFQGLGLIPKPLRVADAVYPVSVLP; this is encoded by the coding sequence ATGCCGCAACAGCCTCTTTCCCCGCTGCGTCGCCTGTTGACCGGCAGCTTGCTCGCCGTGTTCGCTGCACTCTTGCTCCCTGGCCAGAGCGCCGCTGCCGAGCCTGCCAAAACCTTGCGTATCGGCTACCAGAAATTCAACAGCATCAACATCCTCAAAGGCAGCGGCGCGCTGGAAAAAGCCCTGGCCCCCCAAGGGGTGACCGTCAGCTGGTACGAATTTGCTGCGGGCCCGCAACTGCTCGAAGCCTTGAGCACCGGCGCCATTGACCTGGGCCATGCGGCCGATGCGCCGTCGGTGTTTGCCCAGGCGGCCGGCAAACCCGTGGTTTATCTCGCGGCCGAACAACCCTACCCTCGGGGTATTGGTCTGGTCGTACGGAAGCAGGACAACATCGCCAACATCCAGGCGCTCAAAGGCCAACGTGTGGCCACCGGTCGTGGCTGGAACGCTCAATACCTGTTGGCCGTCGCCTTGGAGGATGCCGGCCTGAGCTACAAAGACATCACCCCGGCCTACGTCAACAACGCCGCCGACGCGGTGGCCGCGTTGCAGTCGGGCAGCGTGCAGGCCGTGACCCTGTGGGACCCGTTCCTGGCAGCGGCAGAAAAACAGCCGGGCCTGAAAAACCTGCGTGACGGCAGCGGGCTGTCCAACAACCGTACCTTTTACCTGTCATCGGCCAGCTTTGCTGACCACAACCGGGCGCTGCTCAAGACCTTCTTCAGCGAGCTGGCCAAGGTCAGTGACTGGGCCAACCACAAACCCGATGAAGTCGCCGCCCTGCTCGCCCCGCAACTGGGCATTGGCGCCGATGTGCTGCAAGTGGCCAGCGAACGGCGCAACTACAACGCCGTGCCGATCGACAGCACCATCACCGCCGAGCAACAAAAACTGGCCGACACCTTCCAGGGCCTGGGCCTGATTCCCAAGCCGCTACGAGTGGCTGATGCGGTGTACCCGGTGTCGGTGTTGCCCTGA
- the pobA gene encoding 4-hydroxybenzoate 3-monooxygenase, translating to MKTQVAIIGAGPSGLLLGQLLHNAGIDTVIVERQTPEYVLGRIRAGVLEQGTVDLLREAGVSERMDAEGLVHDGVELLVGGKRIRVDLKTLTGGKTVMVYGQTEVTRDLMQAREACGATIIYSADNVQPHEMKGQQPYITYQKDGQTHRIDCDYIAGCDGFHGVARKSIPESVLKHYERVYPFGWLGLLSDTPPVNHELIYAHHDRGFVLCSQRSLTRSRYYLQVPLTDHVDDWSDERFWNELKARLPEEVGARLVTGPSLEKSIAPLRSYVVEPMQYGKLFLLGDAAHIVPPTGAKGLNLAASDVCYLYRILLKVYREGRTDLLEKYSEIALRRVWKGERFSWFMTNLLHDFGEHQDAWDHKMQQADREYFLTSHAGLVNIAENYVGLPFEDIE from the coding sequence ATGAAAACTCAGGTAGCCATTATTGGCGCTGGTCCCTCCGGACTGTTACTTGGTCAGCTGTTGCACAACGCCGGTATCGACACCGTGATCGTCGAACGTCAGACCCCCGAATATGTACTCGGCCGCATCCGTGCCGGTGTGCTTGAACAAGGCACCGTCGACTTGCTGCGTGAAGCCGGTGTGTCCGAACGTATGGACGCTGAAGGCCTGGTGCACGATGGCGTCGAGCTGCTGGTGGGTGGCAAGCGCATCCGCGTTGATCTTAAAACCCTGACCGGTGGCAAGACGGTCATGGTGTACGGTCAGACCGAAGTAACCCGCGACCTGATGCAAGCCCGCGAAGCCTGCGGTGCGACGATCATTTATTCGGCCGACAACGTTCAGCCCCACGAGATGAAGGGGCAGCAGCCCTACATCACCTACCAGAAAGACGGCCAGACCCATCGCATCGACTGCGACTACATCGCTGGCTGCGATGGCTTCCATGGTGTGGCGCGCAAGAGTATTCCCGAGTCAGTGCTCAAGCATTACGAGCGCGTCTACCCCTTCGGCTGGCTGGGCCTGTTGTCCGACACACCACCGGTCAACCACGAATTGATCTACGCCCACCATGATCGCGGTTTCGTGTTATGCAGCCAGCGCTCGCTGACCCGCAGTCGTTACTACCTGCAGGTGCCGCTGACCGACCACGTCGATGACTGGTCTGATGAGCGCTTCTGGAATGAACTCAAGGCCCGTCTGCCCGAAGAGGTTGGCGCGCGCCTGGTCACCGGGCCGTCGCTGGAAAAAAGTATCGCGCCACTGCGCAGCTACGTGGTTGAGCCGATGCAGTACGGCAAACTGTTCCTGCTCGGCGACGCTGCGCACATCGTGCCACCCACGGGTGCCAAGGGCCTGAACCTGGCCGCCTCGGATGTGTGCTACCTGTACCGGATCTTACTCAAGGTCTACCGCGAAGGGCGCACCGACCTGCTCGAGAAGTACTCAGAAATAGCCCTGCGCCGGGTGTGGAAGGGCGAGCGTTTCAGCTGGTTCATGACCAACCTGCTGCATGACTTTGGCGAACACCAGGATGCCTGGGATCACAAGATGCAGCAGGCTGACCGTGAGTACTTTCTTACCTCTCACGCCGGGCTGGTCAACATCGCCGAGAACTACGTCGGCTTGCCGTTCGAAGACATCGAGTAA
- a CDS encoding LysR substrate-binding domain-containing protein — translation MDISVKPNRSLFDLDLLRAIVVVADCGSFTTAAARLHSTQSTVSQKVRRLEDMVGHRLLVRGNRDVLPTDAGQTLLGYARHMLALNDQMLEALAGATVGVTVRLGVPEDFVGGRTTNALSAFNRKYQQVKLEVTSGLCRDLSQSYDNGELDLVLLKQRRNSREGVACWPEELQWIDSASTPSIDLDPIPLVTFPPRGLYRDDMINAIEGMGRRWRISFTSSSLSGIQAAVADGMGISLLPPRAATRDHAVLGEDNGLPVIDSYEIVIVHRPTADPMVKELAGVLASLLEAHEV, via the coding sequence ATGGATATCAGTGTAAAACCGAATAGGTCCTTGTTCGATCTGGACCTGCTTCGGGCCATCGTCGTGGTGGCTGACTGTGGCAGCTTTACCACCGCGGCGGCGCGCCTGCATTCCACCCAGTCAACGGTGAGCCAGAAGGTGCGACGCCTGGAAGACATGGTTGGCCATCGCCTTTTGGTGCGCGGCAATCGTGATGTGCTGCCTACCGATGCCGGTCAGACCCTGCTCGGTTACGCCCGGCACATGCTGGCCCTCAATGACCAGATGCTCGAAGCGCTGGCGGGCGCCACCGTTGGTGTGACGGTGCGCCTGGGGGTGCCGGAAGATTTCGTCGGCGGCCGCACCACCAATGCATTGTCAGCGTTCAATCGCAAATACCAGCAGGTCAAGCTGGAAGTCACCAGCGGCTTGTGCCGCGACCTGAGCCAGAGCTATGACAACGGTGAACTGGATCTGGTGCTGCTCAAGCAGCGGCGCAACAGCCGCGAAGGGGTCGCCTGCTGGCCGGAAGAGCTGCAGTGGATCGACAGCGCCAGCACGCCGTCGATTGATCTGGACCCGATCCCGTTGGTGACCTTTCCTCCGCGGGGCCTTTACCGTGATGACATGATCAACGCCATCGAAGGCATGGGGCGGCGCTGGCGCATCAGCTTTACCAGTTCGAGCCTGAGCGGTATTCAAGCGGCGGTGGCCGATGGCATGGGCATCAGCTTGCTGCCGCCGCGTGCGGCGACCCGCGACCATGCGGTGTTGGGCGAGGACAATGGCCTGCCGGTAATCGACAGCTACGAGATTGTCATTGTTCATCGACCGACGGCCGACCCGATGGTCAAGGAGTTGGCCGGGGTATTGGCCAGTTTGCTTGAGGCCCATGAGGTCTAG